In Neoarius graeffei isolate fNeoGra1 chromosome 9, fNeoGra1.pri, whole genome shotgun sequence, one genomic interval encodes:
- the LOC132891580 gene encoding uncharacterized protein LOC132891580 produces MEGRGVQQRALLRHVLQRLLTRLEHVLQQPHLDMDFMQFVCCQERVFLSAIAGQVTIPAEVIAGIDELDRTINTEIDQEKVTALSMEQGARGRPKTLISDEQISSLLELSFPVPTIADLLGVSIRTVRRRMEEFNLSVRASYSNLSNEQLDGIVSEIKTRMPRAGYRMMKGALEAEGHKVQWDRIRASLHRVDTLGVYSCMINLGCVVRRSYFVPSPRFLMHIDTNHKLIRLVFFLFNHA; encoded by the exons ATGGAGGGAAGAGGTGTTCAACAACGT GCACTGTTGCGTCATGTCCTTCAAAGACTGCTTACACGCCTGGAACATGTCCTGCAACAGCCACACCTGGACATGGACTTCATGCAGTTTGTATGTTGTCAGGAGAGAGTTTTTCTCAGTGCCATAGCAGGTCAAGTCACTATTCCAGCAGAGGTAATTGCAGGAATAGATGAACTGGACCGTACGATCAACACTGAGATTGATCAAGAAAAAGTAACAGCATTGAGTATGGAGCAAGGTGCAAGAGGGCGCCCAAAGACACTCATTTCTGACGAGCAAATAAGCAGCCTGTTGGAGTTGTCGTTCCCTGTACCGACAATTGCTGATTTACTTGGGGTGTCCATCAGAACAGTGCGTCGGCGGATGGAGGAGTTCAACCTTAGTGTTAGGGCCTCCTACAGCAACCTCTCAAATGAGCAGCTTGATGGGATTGTGTCTGAGATTAAAACCAGGATGCCACGTGCAGGATACCGCATGATGAAAGGGGCATTGGAGGCAGAAGGACACAAAGTGCAGTGGGATCGTATCCGAGCATCACTGCATAGGGTGGACACCCTTGGTGTGTATTCCTGCATGATAAACCTTGGGTGTGTGGTGAGACGGAGCTACTTTGTTCCGAGCCCAAGGTTTCTCATGCACATTGACACCAATCACAAACTGATcaggttagttttttttttgtttaatcatgCCTGA
- the LOC132891579 gene encoding uncharacterized protein LOC132891579 isoform X1, with product MEGRGVQQRVSIRDAAQNLLSVLQPIVQQLPDEPVGTSQPQSNLTAGQQPTVHQEMARSFPGLFQRGQRGRKRPYVGVRQNVSVSKTCSFIFYLLPKTMSRTPQPSDEVSYLMSGLGRRNVSMSEDSDHTQITSLLTQEFPKMGNLTGGWLLYKASGGTGQRKLSLLPPEAEGYSARQLKIASNNGKNTLFIMPLQEELDTTPLPQDDSFFSKMPKSDCKKCGSRMPVHVLLVHLEKCQGTLQDSEACDEIPEDNATCPVCSCVFSSATIEMHASMCGERDIDPSDGTVGGPRRSIQKFLSSSTH from the exons ATGGAGGGAAGAGGTGTTCAACAACGT GTCAGTATACGGGATGCAGCACAGAACCTCCTCTCTGTCTTGCAACCTATTGTCCAGCAATTGCCAGATGAACCTGTGGGAACATCTCAACCGCAAAGTAACCTAACTGCAGGGCAACAGCCTACAGTTCATCAGGAAATGGCCAG gtcatTTCCTGGATTGTTCCAGAGAGGTCAAAGAGGTAGAAAGAGGCCATATGTTGGAGTAAGGCAAAATGTCTCGGTCTCCAAGACATGCTCTTTTATTTTTTACCTGCTTCCAAAGACCATGAGCCGCACACCACAGCCGTCTGATGAAGTATCCTATTTGATGTCAGGGCTTGGCCGGAGGAATGTTTCTATGTCAGAGGACAGTGACCATACCCAG ATCACATCACTTCTAACCCAAGAGTTTCCCAAAATGGGGAATTTAACTGGGGGATGGCTCCTCTACAAAGCCTCAG GAGGCACTGGACAACGCAAGCTAAGCTTGCTTCCACCCGAAGCAGAGGGGTACTCTGCCAGACAGTTAAAAATTGCTTCTAACAATGGCAAAAACACACTATTCATTATGCCTCTGCAAGAAGAACTTGATACAACTCCCCTCCCACAAGATGACAGTTTCTTTTCAAAAATGCCGAAAAGTGACTGTAAAAAATGTGGGTCAAGAATGCCGGTGCATGTTCTGCTAGTCCACCTGGAGAAATGTCAAGGGACACTACAG GACTCTGAAGCATGTGATGAGATCCCAGAGGACAATGCAACATGTCCAGTGTGTTCATGTGTATTCTCCTCTGCCACAATTGAAATGCATGCCAGCATGTGTGGTGAGAG GGACATTGATCCATCAGATGGCACAGTTGGAGGCCCTAGAAGGTCCATCCAGAAGTTTCTCAGTAGCAGCACCCACTGA
- the LOC132891579 gene encoding uncharacterized protein LOC132891579 isoform X2, with protein MEGRGVQQRVSIRDAAQNLLSVLQPIVQQLPDEPVGTSQPQSNLTAGQQPTVHQEMARSFPGLFQRGQRGRKRPYVGVRQNVSVSKTCSFIFYLLPKTMSRTPQPSDEVSYLMSGLGRRNVSMSEDSDHTQITSLLTQEFPKMGNLTGGWLLYKASGGTGQRKLSLLPPEAEGYSARQLKIASNNGKNTLFIMPLQEELDTTPLPQDDSFFSKMPKSDCKKCGSRMPVHVLLVHLEKCQGTLQDSEACDEIPEDNATCPVCSCVFSSATIEMHASMCGERKI; from the exons ATGGAGGGAAGAGGTGTTCAACAACGT GTCAGTATACGGGATGCAGCACAGAACCTCCTCTCTGTCTTGCAACCTATTGTCCAGCAATTGCCAGATGAACCTGTGGGAACATCTCAACCGCAAAGTAACCTAACTGCAGGGCAACAGCCTACAGTTCATCAGGAAATGGCCAG gtcatTTCCTGGATTGTTCCAGAGAGGTCAAAGAGGTAGAAAGAGGCCATATGTTGGAGTAAGGCAAAATGTCTCGGTCTCCAAGACATGCTCTTTTATTTTTTACCTGCTTCCAAAGACCATGAGCCGCACACCACAGCCGTCTGATGAAGTATCCTATTTGATGTCAGGGCTTGGCCGGAGGAATGTTTCTATGTCAGAGGACAGTGACCATACCCAG ATCACATCACTTCTAACCCAAGAGTTTCCCAAAATGGGGAATTTAACTGGGGGATGGCTCCTCTACAAAGCCTCAG GAGGCACTGGACAACGCAAGCTAAGCTTGCTTCCACCCGAAGCAGAGGGGTACTCTGCCAGACAGTTAAAAATTGCTTCTAACAATGGCAAAAACACACTATTCATTATGCCTCTGCAAGAAGAACTTGATACAACTCCCCTCCCACAAGATGACAGTTTCTTTTCAAAAATGCCGAAAAGTGACTGTAAAAAATGTGGGTCAAGAATGCCGGTGCATGTTCTGCTAGTCCACCTGGAGAAATGTCAAGGGACACTACAG GACTCTGAAGCATGTGATGAGATCCCAGAGGACAATGCAACATGTCCAGTGTGTTCATGTGTATTCTCCTCTGCCACAATTGAAATGCATGCCAGCATGTGTGGTGAGAG AAAAATCTGA